A portion of the Panthera tigris isolate Pti1 chromosome E1, P.tigris_Pti1_mat1.1, whole genome shotgun sequence genome contains these proteins:
- the CEP131 gene encoding centrosomal protein of 131 kDa isoform X1, with translation MKGSRAASAPSGPPEGSPEGVNLSLTGLPPPVSWRPNSASAAKPIARSFSAVSGSEPRRKALEATGPGGSRTINNLRRSNSATHVHQPPAGQAWTGPLRPAEDPHFLTLFEGSPGGKKRLTGLSKAPSERGATWNVLCPRQDDHPRAFDPPPDSGSPGTLSAPVGPRRRECTVPLAPNFTANNRSNKGAVGNRVTTMLHNRYTPSEKAPPPKSSNHTAPSLNNILKAATGEGESGGSGKPHKNFSSSNHVAQNNAGATPGLLRRKEVTEEEAERFIHQVNRAAVTIQRWYRQQVQRRQARAACREHLLAPKREEQRQQLGDRNVPDLQQQKEAARRKVREEKARQARRLAVQELQQQKRAQKSGDPEPGLQKEARETEKPQPAQESALRPGSTARAHRTHKANNTSAGAGFRSAGAEDPCHPASNSSPEPRQFPENKPQDAGSQDVASEDVEVVGPAKGKAQSRATLDELLATLRLLEEVPEPLPNPRAYHKDKYSWTDEEDDASSLTADNLERFGRLGTCASPPEDGTLLSEAKLQSIMSFLHEMEKSGQDRPASAPQGLVPDEGRLEPTSTVSSSVMRLKLEVEEKKQAVGLLQKALVQQRDLTVRRVKETEKELGRQLRQQRDHYEATIQRHLSFIDQLIEDKKALAERCEAVVAELKQGDQRRRDREAQVQEQHELEIKKLKELMSATEKVRREKWINEKTRKIKEITVRGLEPEIQKLIAKHKQELKKLKGLHEAELLQADARAAQRYGRQVEELREHLEREKEALGQQERERAQQRFEQHVEQEQRALQQQRRRLYGEVAEEKERLGQQAARQRAELEELRQQLEESSAAEGRALRAEFEKGREEQERRHQMEMKALKDQLEVERQMWEASCAKKEEAWLLTRERELREEIRRGRDEEIELVIRRLEADMTRAREESERAAESRVRRIRDKYETELSELEQSERKLQERCAELKGRLGEAEGENLRLQGLVRQKERELADAAAVNEQLVGERSGLAEVLRQEFADRLAASEEETRQARAQLEQLTREKQAELEEGEGGPGKEGGGGARPPEAARGRREAGRPAGGAVGAAQAAVPERQVTESSPDRRGQQG, from the exons ATGAAGGGCTCCCGGGCCGCCAGCGCTCCCTCCGGCCCCCCCGAGGGCAGCCCAGAAGGTGTGAACCTGAGCCTGACGGGCCTCCCTCCGCCTGTGTCCTGGCGCCCCAACAGCGCCTCCGCCGCCAAGCCTATCGCCCGCTCCTTCTCCGCGGTCTCGGGCAGTGAGCCAAGGAGGAAGGCACTG GAGGCCACAGGGCCCGGAGGTTCCCGAACCATCAACAACCTTCGCAGATCTAACAGCGCCACGCACGTCCACCAGCCACCAGCCGGCCAGGCGTGGACCGGCCCCCTCAG GCCAGCCGAGGACCCCCACTTTCTGACGCTCTTTGAGGGCAGCCCTGGTGGGAAAAAGAGGCTGACCGGTCTAAGCAAGGCCCCCAGCGAGAGGGGAGCCACGTGGAATGTGCTG TGTCCTCGACAGGATGACCACCCCAGGGCCTTCGACCCGCCACCCGACTCCGGGAGTCCTGGCACCCTCAGCGCGCCGGTGGGCCCACGGAGGAGAGAGTGCACCGTTCCCCTGGCCCCCAACTTCACTGCCAACAACAG GAGCAACAAGGGTGCCGTGGGCAACCGCGTCACCACCATGCTGCACAACCGCTACACCCCCTCGGAGAAGGCGCCGCCGCCCAAGAGCTCCAACCACACGGCTCCCTCCCTCAA CAATATCCTCAAGGCGGCCACCGGTGAGGGGGAGAGCGGTGGCTCCGGGAAGCCACACAAGAACTTTTCCAGCAGCAACCACGTGGCCCAGAACAACGCCGGGGCCACCCCGGGCCTGCTCAGACGGAAGGAGGTGACAGAGGAGGAGGCCGAGAG GTTTATCCACCAGGTGAACCGGGCTGCTGTCACCATCCAGCGCTGGTACCGCCAGCAGGTGCAGAGGCGCCAGGCCAGAGCCGCCTGCCGGGAGCACCTGCTCGCGCCGAAGCGAGAG GAACAGCGGCAGCAGCTGGGAGACAGGAACGTGCCGGACCTGCAGCAACAGAAGGAGGCGGCCAGGAGGAAGGTCCGGGAGGAGAAGGCGCGCCAGGCCAGGCGACTGGCGGTTCAG GAGCTCCAGCAGCAGAAGCGAGCCCAGAAGTCAGGCGACCCTGAGCCTGGGCTGCAGAAGGAAGCgcgagagacagagaagccccaGCCCGCTCAAGAGTCCGCCCTGAGGCCGGGCAGCACCGCTCGGGCCCACCGGACCCACAAGGCCAATAACACCAGTGCGG GAGCTGGCTTCCGTTCCGCAGGTGCAGAGGACCCCTGCCATCCGGCCTCCAACTCCTCCCCAGAGCCCCGGCAGTTTCCAGAGAACAAGCCTCAG GATGCCGGCTCCCAGGACGTGgccagtgaggatgtggaggtgGTGGGTCCCGCCAAGGGCAAGGCCCAGTCCAGGGCGACCCTGGACGAGCTGCTGGCCACGCTAAGGCTGCTGGAGGAGGTGCCCGAGCCGCTGCCCAACCCCAGGGCCTATCACAAGGACAAATACTCCTGGACCGACGAG GAGGACGATGCCAGCTCCCTGACGGCAGACAACCTGGAGAGGTTTGGGAGGCTCGGCACGTGTGCCAGTCCCCCCGAAGACGGGACTCTGCTCTCGGAGGCCAAGCTGCAGAGTATCATGAGCTTTCTGCACGAGATGGAGAAGTCGGGCCAGGACCGGCCGGCCTCAGCCCCTCAG GGGCTGGTGCCGGACGAGGGGCGCCTGGAGCCCACGTCCACGGTGAGCTCGTCTGTGATGCGGCTGAAGCTGGAGGTGGAAGAGAAGAAGCAGGCAGTGGGGCTGCTGCAGAAAGCCCTG gtgCAGCAGCGGGACCTCACCGTCCGGCGGGtcaaggagactgagaaggagctGGGCCGGCAGCTGCGGCAGCAGAGGGACCACTACGAGGCCACCATCCAGCGGCATCTGTCCTTCATTGACCAG CTGATTGAAGACAAGAAGGCCCTGGCAGAGAGGTGCGAGGCCGTGGTGGCGGAGCTGAAGCAGGGGGACCAGAGGCGCAGGGACAGGGAGGCCCAGGTGCAGGAACAGCATGAGCTG GAGATTAAGAAACTCAAAGAACTAATGAGTGCCACTGAGAAAGTCCGCAGAGAGAAGTGGATCAATGAGAAAACCcgaaaaatcaaggaaattacAGTCCGAG GCCTGGAGCCGGAGATCCAGAAGCTGATCGCCAAGCATAAGCAGGAGCTGAAGAAGCTCAAGGGCCTGCACGAGGCGGAGCTGCTGCAGGCGGACGCGCGCGCGGCGCAGCGCTACGGCCGCCAGGTGGAGGAGCTGCGGGAGCACCTGGAGCGCGAGAAGGAGGCGCTGGGCCAGCAGGAGCGGGAGCGCGCCCAGCAGCG ctTCGAGCAGCACGTGGAGCAGGAGCAGCGGGCCCTGCAGCAGCAGCGACGGCGGCTCTACGGCGAGGTGGCCGAGGAAAAGGAGCGGCTGGGCCAGCAGGCAGCCAG gcagcGGGCAGAGCTGGAGGAGCTGAGGCAGCAGCTGGAGGAGAGCAGCGCTGCCGAGGGCCGGGCCCTCAGGGCCGAgtttgagaaggggagagaggaacagGAGCGCCGGCACCAG ATGGAGATGAAGGCCCTGAAGGACCAGCTGGAGGTGGAGCGACAGATGTGGGAGGCCAGCTGTGccaagaaggag GAGGCGTGGCTGCTGACCCGGGAACGGGAGCTGAGGGAAGAAATCCGGAGAGGCCGGGACGAGGAGATCGAGCTGGTCATCCGCCGGCTGGAGGCAGACATGACGCGCGCCAGGGAGGAGAGCGAGCGGGCCGCCGAGAGCCG CGTCAGGCGCATCCGGGACAAGTACGAGACGGAGCTCTCGGAGCTGGAGCAGTCCGAGCGGAAGCTGCAGGAACGGTGTGCGGAGCTGAAGGGGCGCCTCGGGGAGGCCGAGGGGGAGAACCTGCGTCTGCAGGGCCTGGTgcggcagaaggagagggagctgGCCGACGCGGCGGCG GTGAACGAGCAGCTGGTCGGCGAGCGGAGCGGCCTGGCCGAGGTGCTCCGCCAGGAGTTCGCCGACCGCCTGGCAGCCTCCGAGGAGGAGACCCGGCAGGCCAGGGCCCAGCTGGAGCAGCTGACCCGGGAGAAGCAGGCGGAGCTGGAGGAG GGTGAAGGTGGCCCTGGCAAAGAAGGAGGAGGCGGTGCGCGGCCTCCGGAAGCAGCACGAG GCCGCCGTGAAGCGGGCCGACCAGCTGGAGGAGCTGTTGGAGCAGCGCAGGCGGCCGTTCCCGAGCGCCAAGTGACCGAGAGCAGCCCGGACCGGCGGGGACAGCAGGGCTGA
- the CEP131 gene encoding centrosomal protein of 131 kDa isoform X2, protein MKGSRAASAPSGPPEGSPEGVNLSLTGLPPPVSWRPNSASAAKPIARSFSAVSGSEPRRKALEATGPGGSRTINNLRRSNSATHVHQPPAGQAWTGPLRPAEDPHFLTLFEGSPGGKKRLTGLSKAPSERGATWNVLDDHPRAFDPPPDSGSPGTLSAPVGPRRRECTVPLAPNFTANNRSNKGAVGNRVTTMLHNRYTPSEKAPPPKSSNHTAPSLNNILKAATGEGESGGSGKPHKNFSSSNHVAQNNAGATPGLLRRKEVTEEEAERFIHQVNRAAVTIQRWYRQQVQRRQARAACREHLLAPKREEQRQQLGDRNVPDLQQQKEAARRKVREEKARQARRLAVQELQQQKRAQKSGDPEPGLQKEARETEKPQPAQESALRPGSTARAHRTHKANNTSAGAGFRSAGAEDPCHPASNSSPEPRQFPENKPQDAGSQDVASEDVEVVGPAKGKAQSRATLDELLATLRLLEEVPEPLPNPRAYHKDKYSWTDEEDDASSLTADNLERFGRLGTCASPPEDGTLLSEAKLQSIMSFLHEMEKSGQDRPASAPQGLVPDEGRLEPTSTVSSSVMRLKLEVEEKKQAVGLLQKALVQQRDLTVRRVKETEKELGRQLRQQRDHYEATIQRHLSFIDQLIEDKKALAERCEAVVAELKQGDQRRRDREAQVQEQHELEIKKLKELMSATEKVRREKWINEKTRKIKEITVRGLEPEIQKLIAKHKQELKKLKGLHEAELLQADARAAQRYGRQVEELREHLEREKEALGQQERERAQQRFEQHVEQEQRALQQQRRRLYGEVAEEKERLGQQAARQRAELEELRQQLEESSAAEGRALRAEFEKGREEQERRHQMEMKALKDQLEVERQMWEASCAKKEEAWLLTRERELREEIRRGRDEEIELVIRRLEADMTRAREESERAAESRVRRIRDKYETELSELEQSERKLQERCAELKGRLGEAEGENLRLQGLVRQKERELADAAAVNEQLVGERSGLAEVLRQEFADRLAASEEETRQARAQLEQLTREKQAELEEGEGGPGKEGGGGARPPEAARGRREAGRPAGGAVGAAQAAVPERQVTESSPDRRGQQG, encoded by the exons ATGAAGGGCTCCCGGGCCGCCAGCGCTCCCTCCGGCCCCCCCGAGGGCAGCCCAGAAGGTGTGAACCTGAGCCTGACGGGCCTCCCTCCGCCTGTGTCCTGGCGCCCCAACAGCGCCTCCGCCGCCAAGCCTATCGCCCGCTCCTTCTCCGCGGTCTCGGGCAGTGAGCCAAGGAGGAAGGCACTG GAGGCCACAGGGCCCGGAGGTTCCCGAACCATCAACAACCTTCGCAGATCTAACAGCGCCACGCACGTCCACCAGCCACCAGCCGGCCAGGCGTGGACCGGCCCCCTCAG GCCAGCCGAGGACCCCCACTTTCTGACGCTCTTTGAGGGCAGCCCTGGTGGGAAAAAGAGGCTGACCGGTCTAAGCAAGGCCCCCAGCGAGAGGGGAGCCACGTGGAATGTGCTG GATGACCACCCCAGGGCCTTCGACCCGCCACCCGACTCCGGGAGTCCTGGCACCCTCAGCGCGCCGGTGGGCCCACGGAGGAGAGAGTGCACCGTTCCCCTGGCCCCCAACTTCACTGCCAACAACAG GAGCAACAAGGGTGCCGTGGGCAACCGCGTCACCACCATGCTGCACAACCGCTACACCCCCTCGGAGAAGGCGCCGCCGCCCAAGAGCTCCAACCACACGGCTCCCTCCCTCAA CAATATCCTCAAGGCGGCCACCGGTGAGGGGGAGAGCGGTGGCTCCGGGAAGCCACACAAGAACTTTTCCAGCAGCAACCACGTGGCCCAGAACAACGCCGGGGCCACCCCGGGCCTGCTCAGACGGAAGGAGGTGACAGAGGAGGAGGCCGAGAG GTTTATCCACCAGGTGAACCGGGCTGCTGTCACCATCCAGCGCTGGTACCGCCAGCAGGTGCAGAGGCGCCAGGCCAGAGCCGCCTGCCGGGAGCACCTGCTCGCGCCGAAGCGAGAG GAACAGCGGCAGCAGCTGGGAGACAGGAACGTGCCGGACCTGCAGCAACAGAAGGAGGCGGCCAGGAGGAAGGTCCGGGAGGAGAAGGCGCGCCAGGCCAGGCGACTGGCGGTTCAG GAGCTCCAGCAGCAGAAGCGAGCCCAGAAGTCAGGCGACCCTGAGCCTGGGCTGCAGAAGGAAGCgcgagagacagagaagccccaGCCCGCTCAAGAGTCCGCCCTGAGGCCGGGCAGCACCGCTCGGGCCCACCGGACCCACAAGGCCAATAACACCAGTGCGG GAGCTGGCTTCCGTTCCGCAGGTGCAGAGGACCCCTGCCATCCGGCCTCCAACTCCTCCCCAGAGCCCCGGCAGTTTCCAGAGAACAAGCCTCAG GATGCCGGCTCCCAGGACGTGgccagtgaggatgtggaggtgGTGGGTCCCGCCAAGGGCAAGGCCCAGTCCAGGGCGACCCTGGACGAGCTGCTGGCCACGCTAAGGCTGCTGGAGGAGGTGCCCGAGCCGCTGCCCAACCCCAGGGCCTATCACAAGGACAAATACTCCTGGACCGACGAG GAGGACGATGCCAGCTCCCTGACGGCAGACAACCTGGAGAGGTTTGGGAGGCTCGGCACGTGTGCCAGTCCCCCCGAAGACGGGACTCTGCTCTCGGAGGCCAAGCTGCAGAGTATCATGAGCTTTCTGCACGAGATGGAGAAGTCGGGCCAGGACCGGCCGGCCTCAGCCCCTCAG GGGCTGGTGCCGGACGAGGGGCGCCTGGAGCCCACGTCCACGGTGAGCTCGTCTGTGATGCGGCTGAAGCTGGAGGTGGAAGAGAAGAAGCAGGCAGTGGGGCTGCTGCAGAAAGCCCTG gtgCAGCAGCGGGACCTCACCGTCCGGCGGGtcaaggagactgagaaggagctGGGCCGGCAGCTGCGGCAGCAGAGGGACCACTACGAGGCCACCATCCAGCGGCATCTGTCCTTCATTGACCAG CTGATTGAAGACAAGAAGGCCCTGGCAGAGAGGTGCGAGGCCGTGGTGGCGGAGCTGAAGCAGGGGGACCAGAGGCGCAGGGACAGGGAGGCCCAGGTGCAGGAACAGCATGAGCTG GAGATTAAGAAACTCAAAGAACTAATGAGTGCCACTGAGAAAGTCCGCAGAGAGAAGTGGATCAATGAGAAAACCcgaaaaatcaaggaaattacAGTCCGAG GCCTGGAGCCGGAGATCCAGAAGCTGATCGCCAAGCATAAGCAGGAGCTGAAGAAGCTCAAGGGCCTGCACGAGGCGGAGCTGCTGCAGGCGGACGCGCGCGCGGCGCAGCGCTACGGCCGCCAGGTGGAGGAGCTGCGGGAGCACCTGGAGCGCGAGAAGGAGGCGCTGGGCCAGCAGGAGCGGGAGCGCGCCCAGCAGCG ctTCGAGCAGCACGTGGAGCAGGAGCAGCGGGCCCTGCAGCAGCAGCGACGGCGGCTCTACGGCGAGGTGGCCGAGGAAAAGGAGCGGCTGGGCCAGCAGGCAGCCAG gcagcGGGCAGAGCTGGAGGAGCTGAGGCAGCAGCTGGAGGAGAGCAGCGCTGCCGAGGGCCGGGCCCTCAGGGCCGAgtttgagaaggggagagaggaacagGAGCGCCGGCACCAG ATGGAGATGAAGGCCCTGAAGGACCAGCTGGAGGTGGAGCGACAGATGTGGGAGGCCAGCTGTGccaagaaggag GAGGCGTGGCTGCTGACCCGGGAACGGGAGCTGAGGGAAGAAATCCGGAGAGGCCGGGACGAGGAGATCGAGCTGGTCATCCGCCGGCTGGAGGCAGACATGACGCGCGCCAGGGAGGAGAGCGAGCGGGCCGCCGAGAGCCG CGTCAGGCGCATCCGGGACAAGTACGAGACGGAGCTCTCGGAGCTGGAGCAGTCCGAGCGGAAGCTGCAGGAACGGTGTGCGGAGCTGAAGGGGCGCCTCGGGGAGGCCGAGGGGGAGAACCTGCGTCTGCAGGGCCTGGTgcggcagaaggagagggagctgGCCGACGCGGCGGCG GTGAACGAGCAGCTGGTCGGCGAGCGGAGCGGCCTGGCCGAGGTGCTCCGCCAGGAGTTCGCCGACCGCCTGGCAGCCTCCGAGGAGGAGACCCGGCAGGCCAGGGCCCAGCTGGAGCAGCTGACCCGGGAGAAGCAGGCGGAGCTGGAGGAG GGTGAAGGTGGCCCTGGCAAAGAAGGAGGAGGCGGTGCGCGGCCTCCGGAAGCAGCACGAG GCCGCCGTGAAGCGGGCCGACCAGCTGGAGGAGCTGTTGGAGCAGCGCAGGCGGCCGTTCCCGAGCGCCAAGTGACCGAGAGCAGCCCGGACCGGCGGGGACAGCAGGGCTGA
- the CEP131 gene encoding centrosomal protein of 131 kDa isoform X5, whose protein sequence is MCWSNKGAVGNRVTTMLHNRYTPSEKAPPPKSSNHTAPSLNNILKAATGEGESGGSGKPHKNFSSSNHVAQNNAGATPGLLRRKEVTEEEAERFIHQVNRAAVTIQRWYRQQVQRRQARAACREHLLAPKREEQRQQLGDRNVPDLQQQKEAARRKVREEKARQARRLAVQELQQQKRAQKSGDPEPGLQKEARETEKPQPAQESALRPGSTARAHRTHKANNTSAGAGFRSAGAEDPCHPASNSSPEPRQFPENKPQDAGSQDVASEDVEVVGPAKGKAQSRATLDELLATLRLLEEVPEPLPNPRAYHKDKYSWTDEEDDASSLTADNLERFGRLGTCASPPEDGTLLSEAKLQSIMSFLHEMEKSGQDRPASAPQGLVPDEGRLEPTSTVSSSVMRLKLEVEEKKQAVGLLQKALVQQRDLTVRRVKETEKELGRQLRQQRDHYEATIQRHLSFIDQLIEDKKALAERCEAVVAELKQGDQRRRDREAQVQEQHELEIKKLKELMSATEKVRREKWINEKTRKIKEITVRGLEPEIQKLIAKHKQELKKLKGLHEAELLQADARAAQRYGRQVEELREHLEREKEALGQQERERAQQRFEQHVEQEQRALQQQRRRLYGEVAEEKERLGQQAARQRAELEELRQQLEESSAAEGRALRAEFEKGREEQERRHQMEMKALKDQLEVERQMWEASCAKKEEAWLLTRERELREEIRRGRDEEIELVIRRLEADMTRAREESERAAESRVRRIRDKYETELSELEQSERKLQERCAELKGRLGEAEGENLRLQGLVRQKERELADAAAVNEQLVGERSGLAEVLRQEFADRLAASEEETRQARAQLEQLTREKQAELEEGEGGPGKEGGGGARPPEAARGRREAGRPAGGAVGAAQAAVPERQVTESSPDRRGQQG, encoded by the exons ATGTGCTG GAGCAACAAGGGTGCCGTGGGCAACCGCGTCACCACCATGCTGCACAACCGCTACACCCCCTCGGAGAAGGCGCCGCCGCCCAAGAGCTCCAACCACACGGCTCCCTCCCTCAA CAATATCCTCAAGGCGGCCACCGGTGAGGGGGAGAGCGGTGGCTCCGGGAAGCCACACAAGAACTTTTCCAGCAGCAACCACGTGGCCCAGAACAACGCCGGGGCCACCCCGGGCCTGCTCAGACGGAAGGAGGTGACAGAGGAGGAGGCCGAGAG GTTTATCCACCAGGTGAACCGGGCTGCTGTCACCATCCAGCGCTGGTACCGCCAGCAGGTGCAGAGGCGCCAGGCCAGAGCCGCCTGCCGGGAGCACCTGCTCGCGCCGAAGCGAGAG GAACAGCGGCAGCAGCTGGGAGACAGGAACGTGCCGGACCTGCAGCAACAGAAGGAGGCGGCCAGGAGGAAGGTCCGGGAGGAGAAGGCGCGCCAGGCCAGGCGACTGGCGGTTCAG GAGCTCCAGCAGCAGAAGCGAGCCCAGAAGTCAGGCGACCCTGAGCCTGGGCTGCAGAAGGAAGCgcgagagacagagaagccccaGCCCGCTCAAGAGTCCGCCCTGAGGCCGGGCAGCACCGCTCGGGCCCACCGGACCCACAAGGCCAATAACACCAGTGCGG GAGCTGGCTTCCGTTCCGCAGGTGCAGAGGACCCCTGCCATCCGGCCTCCAACTCCTCCCCAGAGCCCCGGCAGTTTCCAGAGAACAAGCCTCAG GATGCCGGCTCCCAGGACGTGgccagtgaggatgtggaggtgGTGGGTCCCGCCAAGGGCAAGGCCCAGTCCAGGGCGACCCTGGACGAGCTGCTGGCCACGCTAAGGCTGCTGGAGGAGGTGCCCGAGCCGCTGCCCAACCCCAGGGCCTATCACAAGGACAAATACTCCTGGACCGACGAG GAGGACGATGCCAGCTCCCTGACGGCAGACAACCTGGAGAGGTTTGGGAGGCTCGGCACGTGTGCCAGTCCCCCCGAAGACGGGACTCTGCTCTCGGAGGCCAAGCTGCAGAGTATCATGAGCTTTCTGCACGAGATGGAGAAGTCGGGCCAGGACCGGCCGGCCTCAGCCCCTCAG GGGCTGGTGCCGGACGAGGGGCGCCTGGAGCCCACGTCCACGGTGAGCTCGTCTGTGATGCGGCTGAAGCTGGAGGTGGAAGAGAAGAAGCAGGCAGTGGGGCTGCTGCAGAAAGCCCTG gtgCAGCAGCGGGACCTCACCGTCCGGCGGGtcaaggagactgagaaggagctGGGCCGGCAGCTGCGGCAGCAGAGGGACCACTACGAGGCCACCATCCAGCGGCATCTGTCCTTCATTGACCAG CTGATTGAAGACAAGAAGGCCCTGGCAGAGAGGTGCGAGGCCGTGGTGGCGGAGCTGAAGCAGGGGGACCAGAGGCGCAGGGACAGGGAGGCCCAGGTGCAGGAACAGCATGAGCTG GAGATTAAGAAACTCAAAGAACTAATGAGTGCCACTGAGAAAGTCCGCAGAGAGAAGTGGATCAATGAGAAAACCcgaaaaatcaaggaaattacAGTCCGAG GCCTGGAGCCGGAGATCCAGAAGCTGATCGCCAAGCATAAGCAGGAGCTGAAGAAGCTCAAGGGCCTGCACGAGGCGGAGCTGCTGCAGGCGGACGCGCGCGCGGCGCAGCGCTACGGCCGCCAGGTGGAGGAGCTGCGGGAGCACCTGGAGCGCGAGAAGGAGGCGCTGGGCCAGCAGGAGCGGGAGCGCGCCCAGCAGCG ctTCGAGCAGCACGTGGAGCAGGAGCAGCGGGCCCTGCAGCAGCAGCGACGGCGGCTCTACGGCGAGGTGGCCGAGGAAAAGGAGCGGCTGGGCCAGCAGGCAGCCAG gcagcGGGCAGAGCTGGAGGAGCTGAGGCAGCAGCTGGAGGAGAGCAGCGCTGCCGAGGGCCGGGCCCTCAGGGCCGAgtttgagaaggggagagaggaacagGAGCGCCGGCACCAG ATGGAGATGAAGGCCCTGAAGGACCAGCTGGAGGTGGAGCGACAGATGTGGGAGGCCAGCTGTGccaagaaggag GAGGCGTGGCTGCTGACCCGGGAACGGGAGCTGAGGGAAGAAATCCGGAGAGGCCGGGACGAGGAGATCGAGCTGGTCATCCGCCGGCTGGAGGCAGACATGACGCGCGCCAGGGAGGAGAGCGAGCGGGCCGCCGAGAGCCG CGTCAGGCGCATCCGGGACAAGTACGAGACGGAGCTCTCGGAGCTGGAGCAGTCCGAGCGGAAGCTGCAGGAACGGTGTGCGGAGCTGAAGGGGCGCCTCGGGGAGGCCGAGGGGGAGAACCTGCGTCTGCAGGGCCTGGTgcggcagaaggagagggagctgGCCGACGCGGCGGCG GTGAACGAGCAGCTGGTCGGCGAGCGGAGCGGCCTGGCCGAGGTGCTCCGCCAGGAGTTCGCCGACCGCCTGGCAGCCTCCGAGGAGGAGACCCGGCAGGCCAGGGCCCAGCTGGAGCAGCTGACCCGGGAGAAGCAGGCGGAGCTGGAGGAG GGTGAAGGTGGCCCTGGCAAAGAAGGAGGAGGCGGTGCGCGGCCTCCGGAAGCAGCACGAG GCCGCCGTGAAGCGGGCCGACCAGCTGGAGGAGCTGTTGGAGCAGCGCAGGCGGCCGTTCCCGAGCGCCAAGTGACCGAGAGCAGCCCGGACCGGCGGGGACAGCAGGGCTGA